In Carcharodon carcharias isolate sCarCar2 chromosome 33, sCarCar2.pri, whole genome shotgun sequence, a genomic segment contains:
- the LOC121272177 gene encoding stress-associated endoplasmic reticulum protein 2, whose translation MVAKQRIRMANEKHSKNITQRGNVARSTRPLQEERAPVAPWLLALFVFVVCGSAIFQIIQSIRMGA comes from the exons atggtggcGAAGCAGCGGATCCGCATGGCCAACGAGAAGCACAGTAAAAATATCACCCAGCGGGGGAACGTGGCGCGGAGCACC AGACCCCTCCAGGAGGAGAGGGCACCGGTGGCACCTTGGTTGTtggcgctgtttgtgtttgtggtgtgtggaTCAG cAATTTTCCAGATTATTCAGAGCATCCGGATGGGAGCTTGA